The Crocosphaera sp. UHCC 0190 genome has a window encoding:
- the petC gene encoding cytochrome b6-f complex iron-sulfur subunit: MDSNIPLESPSLSRRQLINFFTGATIAVPAGYALYVAGKFLIPPPEKTGPGGAIPAKDVLGNLIPASQILAESPGTRALVAGLAGEPTYLIVKEDNTLDSIGIVDNCTHLGCTFPWNPIDQQFQCPCHGSRYAPDGSVVRGPAPLPLKIVQVAVIDNSILISPWTETDPRTGEKPWWA; encoded by the coding sequence ATGGACAGTAATATTCCTCTGGAAAGTCCATCCCTATCAAGGCGGCAACTCATCAACTTTTTTACCGGAGCCACCATTGCTGTTCCTGCTGGTTACGCGCTTTACGTTGCCGGAAAATTCTTGATTCCTCCCCCAGAAAAAACCGGCCCTGGGGGTGCTATCCCTGCCAAAGATGTTTTAGGTAACTTAATTCCCGCCTCGCAAATCTTAGCAGAATCCCCAGGAACCCGTGCCTTGGTTGCGGGTTTAGCAGGAGAACCTACCTACCTAATTGTCAAAGAAGATAACACCCTAGACAGCATCGGGATCGTTGATAACTGCACTCACCTCGGTTGTACCTTTCCTTGGAACCCGATAGATCAGCAGTTTCAATGTCCCTGTCATGGTTCCCGCTATGCCCCTGATGGCTCGGTGGTAAGGGGGCCAGCCCCTCTGCCCCTCAAGATTGTCCAAGTTGCGGTGATCGATAACAGTATTTTAATCTCGCCCTGGACGGAAACCGATCCTCGCACGGGAGAAAAGCCCTGGTGGGCCTAA
- a CDS encoding general stress protein, with translation MILTQRAVGTFSNYEATERALHELKENGFLMEQVLVVGRDMNRQTEETGANTTNRLIDVGNLDTNEHEVGQTAAEGSVAGGAVGGLAGLLIGLGIVAIPGVGPIMLAGAAATTIATALSGTVIGAAAGSLAGGLVGLGIPADRAKVYSDRILRGDYLVMVEGSEADIDVAKSVLTRHGIEKWYVYDLTDDSVQTPTTTSIHQTKVQTMEKYPEKSLHREENQRPYFSRVDTENYR, from the coding sequence ATGATATTAACACAACGCGCTGTCGGCACATTCTCAAATTACGAAGCAACTGAAAGGGCCCTGCATGAATTAAAAGAAAATGGTTTTTTGATGGAGCAAGTTTTAGTTGTGGGGCGTGATATGAATCGCCAAACGGAGGAGACAGGAGCGAATACAACTAATCGACTGATAGATGTCGGCAACTTGGATACCAATGAACATGAAGTTGGACAAACCGCAGCAGAAGGATCAGTTGCTGGTGGTGCCGTCGGCGGTTTAGCTGGTTTATTAATCGGGCTGGGTATTGTCGCCATTCCTGGTGTTGGTCCAATCATGCTGGCCGGTGCTGCGGCCACTACTATCGCCACGGCTCTTTCCGGCACTGTCATCGGTGCGGCTGCGGGTAGTTTGGCCGGTGGACTTGTGGGCTTAGGTATACCAGCAGATCGCGCTAAAGTCTATAGTGATCGCATTTTGCGCGGTGATTATCTGGTCATGGTTGAAGGCTCAGAAGCTGATATTGACGTGGCTAAGTCAGTTTTAACAAGGCATGGCATTGAGAAATGGTACGTCTATGATTTGACTGATGATTCGGTTCAGACTCCGACAACAACATCTATCCATCAGACAAAAGTCCAAACAATGGAGAAATATCCCGAAAAGTCGCTCCATCGTGAGGAAAATCAAAGACCATATTTTTCGAGAGTTGACACTGAGAACTACCGTTAA
- a CDS encoding BON domain-containing protein, with protein MNAKDRTKSTQVIHREYKDPQGNLHTEYKDPQGNLHTEYKDAQGNLHNEYTDAQGNLHNEYTDHQGNVHTEYQDAQGNLHTEYTDAQGNLHTKYKDAQGNLHNEYTDAQGNLHTEYEDSHGNIQSAEEHRRDVRESHTDNNTAKGILIGVIIACVAGLSAGAIYFLTQQNNQQPVYIINESIPEKTQESTPPPEKVPVVEQPTATVAPAPQAETPKSTEKAPTQPSASNPSSKPSQQSETSAPKPIVAPSSDGSITSSKPSNDSSALVPPSNGNVTNSTVSKTDGDLKQEIVTQFNNNLPNNQLKVEVKNGEVMVSGTVATPEQLQQIQPLLKSIKGIEKVDMTATVESK; from the coding sequence ATGAACGCCAAAGATCGCACAAAATCCACTCAGGTTATCCATCGGGAATATAAAGATCCTCAAGGGAATCTCCACACTGAATATAAAGATCCTCAAGGGAATCTCCACACTGAGTATAAAGATGCTCAAGGGAATCTCCACAATGAGTATACAGATGCTCAAGGAAATCTCCACAATGAGTATACAGATCATCAGGGGAATGTCCACACTGAGTATCAAGACGCTCAAGGAAATCTTCACACTGAGTATACAGATGCTCAAGGAAATCTCCACACCAAGTATAAAGATGCTCAAGGGAATCTCCACAATGAGTATACAGATGCTCAAGGAAATCTCCACACCGAGTATGAAGACTCTCACGGCAATATCCAGTCGGCAGAGGAGCATCGCCGAGATGTGCGGGAGTCCCATACCGATAACAATACAGCTAAAGGAATACTAATTGGTGTGATTATCGCCTGTGTAGCAGGCCTAAGCGCGGGGGCAATTTACTTTTTGACTCAGCAGAACAACCAACAGCCCGTATATATTATCAATGAGTCAATACCTGAAAAGACTCAAGAATCTACTCCTCCTCCTGAGAAAGTTCCGGTTGTTGAGCAACCTACCGCAACAGTTGCACCGGCACCCCAAGCTGAAACACCTAAATCAACGGAGAAAGCCCCTACTCAGCCTTCTGCATCCAATCCATCCTCTAAACCATCGCAGCAATCTGAGACATCCGCTCCCAAGCCGATAGTAGCCCCCTCTTCAGATGGCAGTATCACCAGTTCCAAGCCATCCAATGACTCTAGCGCATTAGTCCCCCCGTCTAATGGGAATGTCACTAATTCTACTGTTAGTAAAACGGATGGGGATCTCAAACAGGAAATCGTGACACAGTTTAACAACAACCTACCTAACAATCAATTGAAGGTTGAGGTAAAAAATGGTGAAGTGATGGTATCAGGTACTGTTGCGACACCAGAACAACTGCAACAAATTCAACCTTTGCTCAAGTCAATTAAAGGAATTGAGAAGGTTGATATGACGGCAACTGTCGAATCTAAGTAG
- a CDS encoding cyanophycinase has translation MESTKGRGKLVIIGGAEDKEGDCKILREFVRAAGGTDAKIAILTAATSEPRESGEDYIRVFERLGVEEVTVLNTIHKDDGDDPKNLEILENATGAFFTGGDQARILEYIKGTKLDSLLHQRHKEGMVIGGTSAGAAMMPDLMIVEGDSETNPRMDAIEMGEGMGFIHSVVIDQHFAQRGRLGRLVSALLQQPANLGFGIDEDTAMIVDGDELTVVGRGAVTVVDESDATYNNLDELLKDEAMAVCGVKLHILPQGFRFNLKTRKPISLEISKKEAESPVLQTA, from the coding sequence ATGGAATCCACAAAAGGACGGGGGAAATTAGTTATCATTGGTGGAGCAGAGGATAAAGAAGGAGATTGTAAAATCTTGCGAGAGTTTGTTCGCGCTGCGGGGGGGACTGACGCTAAAATTGCCATATTAACGGCGGCAACAAGCGAGCCTCGTGAGTCTGGAGAAGACTATATCCGAGTATTTGAGCGACTCGGTGTCGAGGAGGTGACTGTCCTCAATACCATTCACAAGGATGATGGGGATGATCCCAAAAACTTAGAAATTCTTGAAAATGCCACGGGAGCGTTTTTTACAGGGGGAGATCAAGCTCGTATCCTTGAATACATCAAGGGAACTAAGCTAGATTCCTTACTTCACCAACGCCATAAAGAGGGAATGGTGATCGGTGGAACAAGTGCCGGGGCTGCGATGATGCCCGATCTTATGATTGTTGAGGGGGACTCCGAAACCAACCCACGCATGGACGCGATAGAGATGGGTGAGGGAATGGGATTTATACACTCAGTGGTGATCGATCAGCATTTTGCCCAGCGAGGAAGGTTAGGCCGCCTGGTTTCTGCCCTCTTACAGCAGCCAGCTAACTTAGGGTTTGGCATTGATGAAGATACAGCAATGATTGTGGACGGTGACGAGTTGACGGTGGTGGGGCGTGGTGCTGTAACCGTTGTTGATGAATCAGACGCAACTTATAACAATTTGGACGAACTGCTCAAAGATGAAGCGATGGCCGTATGTGGAGTCAAGTTACACATCCTACCTCAAGGATTCCGCTTTAACTTGAAAACCCGCAAGCCAATCTCATTAGAGATCTCTAAAAAAGAAGCTGAAAGCCCTGTTTTGCAAACCGCATAG
- a CDS encoding radical SAM protein — translation MTLFNQERLLFNPVSPNSDAIPLIFAFPNEYSVGITSLGYQIIWGTFATNSDISVSRLFTDIQEPLPRNPELLGFSFSWELDYVNILNILESLDIPLHSNQRNNNHPLVFGGGPVLTANPEPFAAFFDIILLGDGENLINTFILAYKEVRNADRATKLRHLATIPGIYIPSLYEVTYHGLEGDIKSIDPLDNTIPNIIEKQTYRGNILSASTVVTEKAAWENIYMVEVVRSCPEMCRFCLASYLTLPFRTASLEQSLIPAIEKGLTVTNRIGLLGASVTQHPEFESLLDHLSQPKYDDIRVSIASVRTNTVTEKLAKTLANRGTRSVTIAVESGSEKIRKIINKKLTNEEIIQTSINAKLGGLNNIKLYGMVGIPGEEDIDIEQTIMMLDAIKKAAPGLRLTFGCSTFVPKSHTPFQWFGVDEKAKKRLKYLEKQLHKKAIEFRPESYNWSVIQALISRGDRRLSQLLELTRYYGDTLGSYKRAFKELKGKLPPLEFYVHDNWKTEQILPWHHLKGPLPQTTLIKHLETAMLNND, via the coding sequence ATGACTCTATTTAACCAAGAACGTTTATTATTTAATCCTGTTTCTCCTAATTCAGATGCTATTCCCCTTATTTTTGCTTTTCCTAATGAGTATAGTGTGGGAATTACGAGCTTAGGATATCAAATTATTTGGGGAACGTTTGCCACTAATTCTGATATTTCTGTGAGTCGTTTATTTACAGATATTCAAGAACCTTTGCCCAGAAATCCTGAACTGTTAGGCTTCTCTTTTTCTTGGGAATTAGATTATGTCAATATTCTTAATATCCTTGAATCTTTAGATATTCCCCTCCACAGTAATCAACGCAATAATAATCATCCTTTGGTTTTTGGTGGTGGTCCAGTTTTGACAGCAAATCCTGAACCGTTTGCGGCTTTTTTTGACATCATTTTATTGGGGGATGGGGAAAATTTAATCAATACTTTTATTCTAGCATATAAAGAAGTTAGAAATGCAGATCGAGCAACAAAATTACGTCATTTAGCTACTATTCCAGGCATTTATATTCCTAGTTTATATGAAGTCACTTATCATGGTCTTGAGGGAGACATTAAATCGATTGATCCTCTAGATAATACAATTCCTAATATCATCGAAAAACAAACCTATCGGGGTAATATTTTATCTGCTTCAACTGTCGTCACAGAAAAAGCAGCATGGGAAAATATTTATATGGTAGAAGTGGTGAGAAGTTGCCCAGAAATGTGTCGTTTTTGTTTAGCAAGTTATTTAACTTTACCCTTTCGGACTGCTAGTTTAGAACAGTCTTTAATCCCTGCTATTGAAAAAGGCTTAACTGTTACTAATAGAATCGGTTTATTAGGGGCATCTGTTACCCAACATCCTGAATTTGAAAGTTTATTAGACCATTTATCTCAACCTAAGTATGATGATATTCGTGTTAGTATTGCCTCTGTCAGAACCAATACAGTAACAGAAAAATTAGCTAAAACCTTAGCAAATAGAGGCACAAGATCTGTAACCATCGCTGTTGAAAGTGGGTCAGAAAAAATAAGAAAAATTATCAACAAAAAACTAACTAATGAAGAAATAATTCAAACTTCTATTAATGCGAAACTAGGTGGTTTAAACAACATAAAATTATATGGAATGGTAGGAATTCCTGGAGAAGAAGACATAGATATTGAACAAACAATTATGATGTTAGATGCTATCAAAAAAGCTGCCCCAGGATTAAGATTAACCTTTGGATGCAGTACCTTCGTCCCCAAATCTCATACACCATTTCAATGGTTTGGGGTGGATGAAAAAGCCAAAAAGCGACTGAAATATTTAGAAAAACAGCTACATAAAAAAGCCATAGAATTTCGTCCTGAAAGTTATAATTGGTCAGTCATTCAAGCCTTAATTTCAAGAGGCGATCGCCGTCTCAGTCAACTCTTAGAATTAACTCGATATTATGGCGACACTTTAGGTAGTTATAAACGAGCTTTTAAAGAGCTAAAAGGAAAATTACCCCCCTTAGAATTTTATGTTCATGATAACTGGAAAACTGAGCAAATCTTACCTTGGCATCATTTAAAAGGCCCCTTACCCCAAACCACATTAATTAAGCATTTAGAAACAGCTATGTTAAATAATGACTAA
- a CDS encoding YggT family protein yields MNHNRNDETNLERRQELQHEEEAFRLNREEKRLRSARRNAVFVWIVNSIFWLTGMLEILLGIKFLLRLFGANPQNQFAQLINRLSEPFIAPFSTLFISPVTDGGANIFDVNIVIAIAAYALLSYLVVSVVRLIFYHES; encoded by the coding sequence ATGAATCATAATCGCAATGATGAAACCAATCTTGAGCGACGACAGGAACTGCAACATGAGGAAGAGGCTTTCCGACTTAATCGAGAGGAGAAACGCCTACGCTCTGCCAGACGGAATGCTGTCTTTGTTTGGATAGTTAATAGCATTTTCTGGCTGACGGGAATGCTGGAAATATTGTTAGGAATTAAGTTTTTACTGCGTTTGTTTGGTGCTAATCCTCAAAACCAATTTGCCCAGTTGATTAATCGTCTATCTGAACCTTTCATTGCTCCATTTTCTACCTTATTCATTAGTCCTGTAACCGATGGTGGAGCCAACATATTTGATGTCAACATTGTGATTGCGATCGCAGCCTATGCTCTGTTGAGCTATCTTGTGGTTTCGGTAGTCAGACTCATCTTTTATCACGAATCGTAA
- a CDS encoding lmo0937 family membrane protein, with amino-acid sequence MSNLLWTVAVILVIFWLLGFSMNIGGGLIHLLLVLALIAIVYNLVTGRTIG; translated from the coding sequence ATGTCTAATCTTCTTTGGACTGTCGCTGTCATACTTGTTATCTTCTGGTTGTTAGGATTTTCAATGAACATTGGGGGTGGTTTAATCCATCTGCTTTTGGTTTTAGCGTTAATTGCCATTGTCTATAACTTGGTGACAGGGCGAACCATTGGCTAA
- a CDS encoding CsbD family protein: MISFQQIRRFFVTMILTIMLAITIAFDFGTTNSWAATSSISSISPSNTQLIAIWGWGKTKAQAKDIEGKAQEAVGNLTGDPKDQMMGKAKKIESQARNTAEDMKDNMKLTGRAKAVTKNIEGKAQEARGNVTGNLGDQVAGKAKQAESQARNAVEDAKDTVQNVFN; the protein is encoded by the coding sequence ATGATTTCATTTCAACAGATTCGTCGCTTTTTTGTCACCATGATTTTAACTATCATGCTGGCAATTACCATCGCTTTTGACTTTGGAACTACCAATAGTTGGGCGGCAACTTCTTCCATCTCATCTATCAGTCCCTCTAATACTCAGCTAATCGCTATCTGGGGATGGGGAAAAACAAAAGCACAAGCAAAAGATATTGAAGGCAAAGCCCAAGAAGCAGTGGGAAACCTGACTGGTGATCCTAAAGATCAGATGATGGGAAAAGCCAAAAAAATCGAAAGTCAGGCTCGTAATACAGCCGAAGATATGAAAGACAACATGAAGTTAACAGGGAGAGCTAAAGCCGTAACAAAAAACATTGAAGGCAAAGCTCAAGAAGCAAGAGGTAACGTTACGGGGAACCTTGGCGATCAAGTTGCTGGAAAAGCTAAACAAGCCGAAAGTCAAGCTCGTAATGCAGTAGAAGATGCGAAAGATACGGTTCAAAATGTCTTCAATTAA
- a CDS encoding YqaE/Pmp3 family membrane protein, giving the protein MKLLHIALGILVPPVGVFLTFGVSSTLFINIGLTLLGWIPGSIHAVWAIVKQDQELNRPVNQ; this is encoded by the coding sequence ATGAAATTACTGCACATAGCCCTCGGCATCCTGGTTCCGCCCGTCGGTGTTTTCCTGACCTTTGGGGTCAGTTCGACCCTGTTTATCAACATTGGGCTGACCTTACTGGGTTGGATTCCAGGTAGTATCCATGCAGTTTGGGCGATCGTTAAACAAGATCAAGAACTCAACCGCCCCGTTAATCAATAA
- a CDS encoding phage holin family protein: MNNTNTIIGYLVTTLATALGLLIVDLVVPGVDIATFTAALLAGVAIGVVNSVIRPVLSTLSLPINFVTLGLFSFVVNGCCFWLASLLVPGFVVNGLLAFIFGPVILSFASTFLNNYFAEKKIGQSPSLTSNN; encoded by the coding sequence ATGAACAATACTAATACTATCATTGGATATCTCGTCACTACCTTAGCAACAGCATTGGGCTTACTAATCGTTGATTTAGTTGTGCCAGGAGTAGACATTGCTACTTTCACGGCAGCATTACTCGCAGGTGTTGCTATCGGAGTGGTCAATTCCGTCATTCGACCTGTCCTTTCTACATTATCCCTACCGATTAATTTCGTAACCCTAGGGCTATTTTCATTCGTGGTCAACGGCTGTTGCTTTTGGTTAGCCTCTCTCTTAGTCCCTGGCTTTGTGGTAAATGGCTTATTAGCCTTCATTTTTGGGCCGGTTATCCTATCATTTGCCAGCACTTTCCTGAATAACTATTTTGCTGAAAAAAAGATTGGTCAATCTCCTTCTTTAACTAGCAATAACTAA
- a CDS encoding BON domain-containing protein has product MATISACAGVKTTSDAPSSTDNNGQASTTEETKTTKDDAQGSIRRKQLDADIKAREQRNNMGGDPQERAEGDLASEVRSKLEANIPRGQLTVTAKDAEVTVSGVVPTQNELDKIQPLAMEIKGVNSVMVKAVVNP; this is encoded by the coding sequence ATGGCAACTATATCGGCTTGCGCTGGGGTTAAAACAACATCCGATGCTCCCAGTTCCACCGACAACAATGGGCAGGCTTCCACAACAGAAGAGACTAAAACCACTAAAGATGACGCTCAAGGTAGTATACGCAGAAAACAGCTAGATGCAGATATTAAAGCACGGGAGCAGCGCAATAATATGGGAGGCGACCCCCAAGAACGTGCTGAGGGAGATTTAGCCAGTGAAGTGCGTAGCAAACTAGAGGCCAATATCCCTCGTGGTCAGCTTACCGTCACCGCTAAAGATGCAGAGGTTACAGTATCGGGGGTAGTTCCAACACAGAATGAACTCGATAAAATTCAACCTTTAGCCATGGAAATCAAAGGGGTAAATAGCGTGATGGTGAAGGCTGTTGTGAACCCATAA
- a CDS encoding CsbD family protein, whose translation MSLKDRAKATAKNIEGKVQEAVGDLTGDPKAQAEGKEKQAEARVRHTIENVKEEVKKMID comes from the coding sequence ATGAGTTTAAAAGATAGAGCCAAGGCAACCGCCAAAAATATCGAAGGTAAAGTTCAAGAAGCAGTGGGTGATCTGACTGGTGATCCCAAAGCTCAAGCAGAGGGCAAGGAAAAACAGGCAGAGGCAAGAGTTCGTCACACTATCGAAAACGTGAAAGAGGAAGTCAAGAAAATGATTGACTAG
- a CDS encoding PRC-barrel domain-containing protein: MYKGRDIIGKPVVSYDMGEKFDIVEDLIFDQNSNQLLGFVVTESSWFSSAQVLLLKDVQAIGTDAVITSSKDAIARATEIPEILNILDHNNILKGTRILTMDGRDLGVMIDLYFDERTGEVEGYEVSGGLFADAYSGRSFVPAIQTLKIGRDVMFVPIQTAQLMEEQVGGMRAAMQTVSDKVQETAQVTGDKIQEFGRSATTSIANSIIDPEEQKAFVVGRTAEHEVLAPDGQSFVLRGQTVTEAIANSAVYLGILEQLYRATGGRFSDKLGEQFGNAVAGLTVDQTQGRRVQQFVRTNGGSIIAAPGQIVTARVIERAKSYHQEQALLQAVALSTGEAARDSTSSIMTMAGEQIKSTTRQTGEQLQAGAKDLWTQVKETASEIQARGTQAIEEQRIKGALGRAVTRVILDQRDQVILNVGELITHQAIAAARQSQVLDLLLNSVYNEKPKLSLEDLRAPQAGRAAL, encoded by the coding sequence ATGTACAAGGGCCGAGACATCATTGGCAAACCTGTTGTCTCCTATGACATGGGTGAAAAATTTGACATCGTTGAAGATTTAATTTTTGACCAAAATAGCAATCAACTGCTTGGGTTTGTTGTCACTGAGTCCAGTTGGTTTAGTTCCGCTCAGGTTTTGTTGTTAAAAGATGTTCAAGCCATTGGAACTGATGCCGTAATTACATCATCTAAAGATGCGATCGCTAGAGCAACTGAGATTCCAGAAATTCTCAACATCTTAGACCATAATAATATCCTCAAAGGGACTCGCATCCTGACGATGGATGGACGAGATTTGGGAGTCATGATTGACCTTTACTTCGATGAGAGGACAGGTGAGGTTGAAGGATATGAAGTTTCTGGGGGTCTATTTGCAGATGCCTATTCTGGACGTTCCTTTGTGCCAGCTATCCAAACCCTCAAAATTGGTAGAGATGTGATGTTTGTGCCGATTCAGACAGCCCAACTCATGGAAGAGCAAGTTGGGGGAATGAGAGCAGCTATGCAGACTGTCAGTGATAAGGTTCAGGAAACGGCTCAAGTCACAGGAGATAAGATCCAGGAATTTGGGCGGAGTGCAACCACCTCGATCGCCAATTCTATTATTGATCCAGAGGAGCAAAAGGCTTTTGTGGTAGGTAGAACCGCAGAGCATGAAGTTTTAGCACCCGATGGGCAGTCCTTTGTGCTTCGGGGGCAGACAGTCACTGAGGCGATCGCTAATTCGGCAGTCTATTTGGGTATTTTGGAGCAGTTGTATCGAGCAACAGGGGGCAGATTTTCGGACAAACTTGGTGAACAGTTTGGCAATGCAGTGGCTGGTTTAACCGTTGACCAGACACAAGGCAGACGAGTTCAACAATTCGTTCGCACCAATGGAGGCTCAATCATCGCTGCACCTGGTCAAATCGTCACGGCACGGGTGATTGAACGGGCTAAGAGCTACCACCAAGAGCAAGCATTACTACAGGCGGTTGCTTTATCGACAGGTGAAGCCGCACGGGACAGCACCAGTAGTATCATGACGATGGCAGGGGAGCAGATCAAGTCCACAACCCGACAGACAGGAGAGCAACTGCAAGCGGGAGCCAAAGATCTTTGGACACAAGTAAAAGAGACAGCCAGCGAGATACAGGCTCGTGGGACTCAGGCAATCGAGGAGCAACGCATTAAAGGTGCGCTAGGGCGTGCTGTGACCCGTGTTATTCTCGATCAGCGTGATCAGGTAATTCTTAATGTGGGTGAGTTAATTACTCATCAGGCGATCGCTGCTGCCCGTCAGTCTCAGGTTCTCGATCTACTGCTTAATTCGGTTTACAACGAAAAACCCAAACTATCCCTAGAAGATCTGCGGGCCCCCCAGGCTGGTAGAGCCGCGCTTTAG
- the crcB gene encoding fluoride efflux transporter CrcB, whose translation MQIMSLLLVFLGGGLGSCSRYLISTIINEQLETMFPWGTLTVNVIGCLIIGVVIGLIERFTIHPYLGLFLATGFCGGFTTFSSFSLENNLLLRNNEYLLLFVYTFMSLFWGFAATFLAILMVRRL comes from the coding sequence ATGCAAATAATGTCGTTATTATTAGTGTTTTTGGGTGGGGGTTTAGGGAGTTGTTCTCGCTATTTAATTAGTACAATTATTAATGAGCAATTGGAGACGATGTTTCCTTGGGGAACTTTAACGGTTAATGTGATTGGATGTTTAATTATTGGGGTTGTTATTGGTTTAATTGAACGGTTTACTATTCATCCTTATTTGGGACTGTTTTTAGCAACGGGTTTTTGTGGTGGGTTTACGACTTTTTCTTCTTTTTCTTTAGAGAATAATTTATTATTACGCAATAATGAATATTTGCTTTTATTTGTCTATACATTTATGAGTTTGTTTTGGGGTTTTGCTGCGACTTTTTTGGCGATTTTAATGGTTCGGAGACTTTAA
- a CDS encoding sterol desaturase family protein, with protein MIDHSFWFYGIAFFGIILARYFLVAGGTYWFFYSPFSQSLVNQSPQHLSPSWRSIQQDIKLSVFSAGVFALAGGLVLSAYSWGITRLYSNPQQYGLWYLAVSYGAVVVLQDAYFYFTHRLFHHPLLFRWLHQGHHRSRYPTPWTSFAFDPPEAIVQCVFLVGIVFVLPLHFITLIAVLTTMTVWAVLNHLGIDRLPLSFPHHWLGKWFIGPAHHSIHHLKYTVHYGLYFTFWDKVFGTQDPDYEQKLDERLMGKVGDHN; from the coding sequence TTGATAGACCATTCATTTTGGTTCTACGGTATCGCGTTTTTTGGGATTATTCTGGCACGGTATTTTTTGGTGGCGGGGGGAACCTATTGGTTCTTTTATTCGCCCTTCAGTCAGTCCCTTGTCAATCAAAGTCCGCAGCATCTGTCTCCTTCCTGGCGATCAATTCAACAGGATATTAAACTCTCTGTTTTCTCCGCGGGGGTGTTTGCACTGGCAGGGGGGCTTGTTCTCTCAGCATACAGTTGGGGCATTACCCGCTTGTACAGCAACCCTCAACAGTATGGGCTGTGGTATTTGGCTGTTAGTTATGGGGCGGTGGTGGTTCTCCAGGATGCCTATTTCTATTTCACCCATCGCTTGTTTCATCACCCTTTACTCTTTCGGTGGTTACACCAGGGACATCATCGATCGCGCTATCCTACCCCCTGGACTTCTTTTGCCTTTGATCCACCAGAAGCAATCGTTCAGTGTGTCTTTCTGGTAGGTATTGTCTTTGTGCTTCCATTGCACTTTATCACGTTAATTGCCGTACTTACTACTATGACGGTTTGGGCAGTGTTAAATCATCTTGGGATTGATCGCTTACCCTTATCTTTTCCTCATCATTGGCTCGGTAAATGGTTTATTGGGCCTGCCCATCATTCTATTCATCATCTCAAGTACACTGTGCATTATGGTCTATATTTCACGTTCTGGGATAAAGTATTCGGCACTCAAGATCCCGATTATGAGCAGAAACTTGATGAGCGTCTGATGGGTAAAGTCGGTGATCATAATTAA
- a CDS encoding CsbD family protein: protein MSLKDRAKATAKNIEGKLQEAAGEVTGDPKAQSEGKAKQAEAKVRHTVEDVKDEVKKVID, encoded by the coding sequence ATGAGTTTAAAAGATAGAGCCAAGGCAACCGCCAAAAATATCGAAGGCAAACTTCAAGAAGCAGCAGGGGAAGTGACTGGCGATCCCAAAGCTCAGTCTGAGGGCAAGGCAAAACAGGCAGAGGCGAAAGTTCGTCACACTGTCGAGGATGTGAAAGATGAAGTCAAAAAAGTGATTGATTAA
- a CDS encoding rhodanese-like domain-containing protein, protein MIFKKSVKTILLGFALWFCLFVGIGQNPVIAITLTETDLLSQERILIPTLPKEPLNLESGVDRFLTSIPQGYYTIASVESLKSLLENPQTLLVDVREPSEYQSGHIPNAINIPLRTLTQNLDKIPQNRPVVFYCSSGYRSGMGVMTLHLLGYENIQGFPPSFLGWKAAGEAIAKS, encoded by the coding sequence ATGATATTTAAGAAGTCAGTTAAGACTATATTGCTGGGATTTGCTCTCTGGTTTTGCCTTTTTGTTGGTATTGGACAAAACCCTGTCATAGCAATAACTCTCACGGAGACTGACTTGCTATCTCAAGAAAGGATACTTATACCAACTCTGCCCAAAGAACCCCTCAATCTAGAATCGGGAGTTGATCGCTTTCTCACGTCGATTCCACAAGGCTATTATACGATCGCCAGTGTCGAAAGCCTAAAAAGCCTGTTAGAAAACCCTCAAACCTTGTTGGTAGACGTGCGAGAACCCTCTGAGTATCAGTCGGGACATATACCCAACGCGATCAATATTCCCCTCCGAACCTTGACGCAGAATTTGGACAAAATCCCGCAAAATCGCCCTGTGGTTTTCTACTGTTCTTCCGGCTATCGGTCGGGAATGGGGGTGATGACCTTGCATCTGTTGGGATATGAAAATATTCAGGGATTTCCCCCAAGTTTTCTTGGCTGGAAAGCAGCCGGAGAGGCGATCGCCAAATCATGA